Proteins found in one Primulina eburnea isolate SZY01 chromosome 16, ASM2296580v1, whole genome shotgun sequence genomic segment:
- the LOC140816774 gene encoding proteasome subunit alpha type-4: MSRRYDSRTTIFSPEGRLYQVEYAMEAIGNAGSAIGILGTDGVVLAGEKKVISKLLETSTSVEKMYKIDDHVACAVAGIMSDANILINTARLQAQRYAYAYQEPMPVEQLVQSLCDTKQGYTQFGGLRPFGVSFLFAGWDKNFGFQLYMSDPSGNFGGWKAAAIGANNQAAQSILKQDYKDDISREEAVQLAIKVLSKTMDSTSLNSEKLELAEIFLSSGKVKFHICSPDKLNKLLVKAGLTQPSAEA; the protein is encoded by the coding sequence ATGTCTCGAAGATATGACAGCCGCACAACAATTTTTTCTCCAGAAGGTCGACTATACCAGGTTGAGTATGCAATGGAAGCAATTGGTAATGCCGGAAGTGCTATAGGCATTTTGGGTACGGATGGAGTCGTACTAGCTGGCGAAAAGAAAGTCATTTCCAAATTGCTTGAGACCTCCACATCAGTTGAAAAAATGTACAAGATTGATGACCATGTTGCATGTGCTGTGGCTGGAATCATGTCTGACGCCAACATTCTCATCAACACAGCCAGACTCCAGGCCCAACGGTATGCATATGCTTACCAAGAACCAATGCCAGTTGAACAATTAGTTCAGTCTTTATGTGACACCAAGCAAGGTTATACACAGTTTGGGGGGCTTCGCCCCTTCGGGGTTTCATTCCTATTCGCAGGCTGGGACAAAAATTTTGGATTTCAGCTCTACATGAGCGACCCCAGTGGAAATTTCGGTGGTTGGAAGGCTGCAGCAATTGGAGCTAATAACCAGGCTGCTCAATCCATTCTCAAGCAGGATTACAAAGATGACATTTCTAGAGAAGAGGCTGTGCAGCTTGCTATAAAGGTTCTCAGCAAGACTATGGATAGCACGAGCCTGAATTCGGAAAAGCTCGAACTTGCTGAAATTTTTCTCTCCTCCGGGAAAGTGAAGTTCCATATATGCTCACCTGATAAGCTCAACAAGCTGTTGGTGAAGGCAGGATTGACCCAACCTTCTGCAGAAGCCTAA